ACCTTTGGCACGTCGAGCACCGGCATCGTCTTTTCTATCATCAGGTCGGTGCTGACGTCCTTCATTATCAGGCCGATCTTTTTCATGACTTCCTGATGGCGCTTGTCTTTTGTTGGCATGTCCTACTTCTTTTTCCTCCCGCCTTTTTTTGTCAGGACCGCGTCAAGGGTTGTTTGACCTCCTTCCTTCTTGTTCTTGGGCTTGCTGCGCTCGCCCTTTCTCCTAGCCGCATTTATGGCCAACTGGCTTTTTGAGCGCTTTACAACTTCGCCGTCAATCTCTTCTTCCACAACCTCCTCGCCTGCTTCTTCCTCGATGCGCTCGCCGGTTATCTCGTCCTCTTTTTCTTGCACCGGCGTTGCGGTTATCTCGCCAGAGACGTGCTTTTCGGCAAGCTGCGTGAACGCCTGTTCGAGCTTTTGCGAGTCTATCTTGATGGATTCAGAAATGGCATTTACGATGAGCGGTATGTAGTACTTGTAGAGAGAAAGCCTGCTCTGCGCCTCCTTCATGCGCAATTCCTTGCGTATCTGGGCGCTGACCTTGCGATACAGATCAGATAAACATGCTTTCATGTAGCGCTTTAATTCGCCTTCTGAGGCGATGCTCTCCTTGCCGGCCGTCTTGTACGGGATTTTTGTCGAGCAGATGTGGAAGAATATGTGCAGCGGCAACAACTCGACTGCCCTGTCCGACTTGGCATCGGGGTTGGCAAACTGCTCCTTGACCTCCTTTTTGGAGATGCCCATCTTGTTTATCTCTACCTCTGATACCACTTCCCTTGCGACGTCAGAGCCCTCGTCGTACAAAAGCGGTATCTTGTTTGCAAACCTGTAGAGCTTGAACGAGCCGATGTCGCCTCCGTACGCGATCCCGCATTCCACTATCGTCGGGCGGTTGTTGATGACACACGTCCTTGACGAATAAGCGGTAAGCGACGGCTTTAGGATCTTGACTGAAAGCTGCGGCTGCGTGCCCTGCGCGGCCTCGTCCTTGTTCGTGATTATCGTGTATTCCTGCGTCATGCCTGCGGTGAGTATGTCCTCGCCAATCGGGCTCAGGTGGTCGGTGTTTGGCATGTGGAATTTCGTCTGCTTGCAGATGTTGACCACCTTGATGAGCTCGTGCTCGTCGTACTTGTCGGCAGGCTTGTTTTCAAGGCCGGCCTCCGAGATTATCTGCCTTGCCTTCTCGCTTGACAGCTTTTGAAACGAGTCGGAAAGGACTCCCTGCAGGGTCGTTTTCTGGTTCATGAAATTCATGATGGCCTTTTTCAGCGTCTTTAGGTCCATGTCTGCCGGGTGCGGGAGCACCTCTTTTGCCGGCTCGGGCATCCTGTCCGTCCTGCGGTC
The sequence above is drawn from the Nitrososphaera viennensis EN76 genome and encodes:
- a CDS encoding DNA topoisomerase VI subunit B is translated as MTQKATTAEVTSAAATAVVKPADVPASQTRAVHRGKVKYDKKAESEFFVDNSALAGFTGERILYMAVRELIENSLDSCESSHILPRISLSLKMVDPANEMWTITCQDNGIGIPSDKVPVAVCSFLTSGKYVEKQQRGLFGVGLKMIAAFSTKDTDHPLKVWSKSLEEGAEYYFELRTDISTNRPIVLAKRQVKEDAAMSGDSGFRVEAMLRAKLSPITKSRIYDYISQTSVVNPYAHIEFETDEGKVAFDRRTDRMPEPAKEVLPHPADMDLKTLKKAIMNFMNQKTTLQGVLSDSFQKLSSEKARQIISEAGLENKPADKYDEHELIKVVNICKQTKFHMPNTDHLSPIGEDILTAGMTQEYTIITNKDEAAQGTQPQLSVKILKPSLTAYSSRTCVINNRPTIVECGIAYGGDIGSFKLYRFANKIPLLYDEGSDVAREVVSEVEINKMGISKKEVKEQFANPDAKSDRAVELLPLHIFFHICSTKIPYKTAGKESIASEGELKRYMKACLSDLYRKVSAQIRKELRMKEAQSRLSLYKYYIPLIVNAISESIKIDSQKLEQAFTQLAEKHVSGEITATPVQEKEDEITGERIEEEAGEEVVEEEIDGEVVKRSKSQLAINAARRKGERSKPKNKKEGGQTTLDAVLTKKGGRKKK